One genomic segment of Cellulophaga sp. HaHaR_3_176 includes these proteins:
- a CDS encoding ZIP family metal transporter, whose translation MEQIVSYFESIDPVLAAFYATVFTWALTALGAALVFLFKTMNRALLDGMLGFTGGVMVAASFWSLLAPSIEMSSGEGFEKVVPAAVGFLLGALFLFGLDKVLPHLHINFKESEKEGIKTPWHKTTLLTLAITLHNIPEGLAVGVLFGGVAAGFDGATIGGAVALALGIGLQNFPEGFAVAMPLRRQGLSRTKSFMYGQASALVEPIAAVIGAWAVISFQPILPYALSFAAGAMIFVVVEEVIPETQQDNHTDIAVMGFIGGFIIMMSLDVGLG comes from the coding sequence ATGGAACAAATAGTATCTTATTTTGAATCAATCGACCCTGTATTGGCAGCATTTTATGCGACTGTTTTTACTTGGGCACTTACGGCTTTAGGGGCTGCATTAGTTTTTTTATTTAAAACAATGAATAGAGCTCTTTTAGATGGTATGCTTGGTTTTACAGGTGGAGTTATGGTTGCGGCAAGTTTTTGGAGCTTACTAGCACCTAGTATAGAAATGAGTTCAGGTGAAGGTTTTGAAAAAGTTGTGCCAGCTGCAGTAGGTTTTTTACTAGGTGCGCTTTTTTTATTTGGCTTAGATAAGGTTTTGCCACACTTGCATATTAATTTTAAAGAAAGTGAAAAAGAAGGAATTAAGACACCTTGGCATAAAACAACACTTTTAACCTTAGCAATTACACTTCATAACATTCCTGAAGGTCTAGCGGTAGGTGTTCTTTTTGGTGGCGTAGCAGCTGGTTTTGATGGTGCAACTATTGGTGGTGCTGTCGCATTAGCATTAGGGATAGGGCTTCAAAATTTTCCAGAGGGGTTTGCAGTAGCAATGCCTTTACGTAGACAGGGCTTAAGTAGAACAAAAAGTTTTATGTATGGGCAAGCATCTGCTCTGGTTGAACCTATAGCAGCAGTAATTGGTGCTTGGGCTGTAATATCTTTTCAACCTATTTTACCTTATGCATTATCTTTTGCAGCTGGTGCAATGATTTTTGTAGTTGTTGAAGAAGTGATTCCAGAAACACAACAGGATAACCATACGGATATCGCAGTAATGGGCTTTATTGGTGGTTTTATAATAATGATGTCTTTAGATGTTGGTTTAGGGTAG
- a CDS encoding TetR/AcrR family transcriptional regulator — MKEKILTKASEMFLNLGFKSVTMDDLANELGISKKTIYTHFENKTKLVEESSLYLLKYISNGIDCIIETDRNPIEELYEIKKFVMKHLNDEQSSPQYQLQKYYPKVYATIKSKQYDVMQECVVSNIKKGIEIGIYRENINIEFISRIYFSGVTSIKDYKLFPIKLFPVKQLQDDFLEYHLRGITTPDGRKILNTLINSNQE, encoded by the coding sequence ATGAAAGAGAAAATATTAACAAAAGCATCTGAAATGTTCTTAAACCTAGGGTTTAAGAGTGTAACTATGGATGATTTGGCTAACGAATTGGGTATATCAAAAAAAACGATTTACACTCATTTCGAGAATAAAACTAAATTAGTAGAAGAAAGCTCTTTGTATTTATTAAAATATATATCAAATGGTATTGATTGTATTATTGAAACAGACAGAAACCCGATTGAAGAGTTGTACGAAATTAAAAAATTCGTAATGAAACACTTAAATGATGAGCAATCTTCACCACAATACCAATTGCAGAAATATTACCCGAAAGTTTACGCAACTATTAAGAGTAAACAATATGATGTAATGCAAGAGTGCGTTGTTAGTAACATTAAAAAAGGTATTGAAATAGGTATTTACCGCGAAAATATAAATATCGAATTTATTTCTAGAATATATTTTTCGGGTGTTACAAGCATTAAAGACTATAAATTATTCCCTATAAAATTGTTTCCTGTTAAACAACTACAAGATGATTTTTTAGAATACCATTTACGAGGTATTACCACCCCTGATGGAAGAAAAATATTAAATACACTTATAAATTCAAATCAAGAATAG
- a CDS encoding DUF2141 domain-containing protein: MLRNFFFIIVLLPITLFSQYKITVKVENIKEAKGDVCVALYNDSKTFLKLENVYKSEKTKALLKETTLFFDNIPEGEYAIAIFHDENSNEELDTNFFGIPKEDVAFSYGKLKTFGPPSYKECAFKVNADKEVLISIN; encoded by the coding sequence ATGTTGCGTAACTTTTTCTTTATTATTGTTTTATTGCCAATAACGCTATTTTCTCAGTATAAGATTACTGTTAAAGTTGAGAATATTAAAGAGGCTAAAGGTGATGTTTGTGTTGCTTTATATAACGATTCTAAAACATTTTTAAAATTAGAAAATGTTTATAAATCAGAAAAAACTAAAGCACTTTTAAAAGAGACAACTTTGTTTTTTGATAATATACCAGAAGGAGAATATGCTATTGCAATTTTTCATGATGAAAATAGTAATGAAGAGTTAGATACTAACTTTTTTGGCATACCTAAAGAAGATGTCGCTTTTTCATACGGAAAACTTAAAACCTTTGGCCCACCAAGTTATAAAGAGTGTGCTTTTAAAGTTAATGCAGATAAGGAAGTGTTAATCTCTATTAATTAG
- a CDS encoding metal-dependent transcriptional regulator, which translates to MTHSEEDYLKAIYHLGEGNNETVSTNAIAEQMDTKPSSVTDMVKKLSEKGFVAYKKYQGVSLTGIGIEKALSVVRKHRLWEVFLVDKLDFAWDEVHEIAEQLEHIKSEKLIDSLDKHLGFPKFDPHGDPIPSKAGVLTLRTKRLLNELELDKSGICVGVKDSSRLFLKFLDKHEIALGDTITVVDKEDFDGSLQIKINDKTILISHQIASNLYVKCEN; encoded by the coding sequence ATGACGCATTCTGAAGAAGATTATCTAAAAGCAATTTACCATTTAGGGGAGGGTAATAATGAAACCGTTTCTACAAATGCTATTGCTGAGCAGATGGATACGAAACCTTCGTCGGTGACTGATATGGTAAAAAAACTTTCAGAAAAAGGATTTGTAGCCTATAAAAAATACCAAGGGGTTAGCCTAACGGGTATTGGTATAGAAAAAGCGCTGTCTGTAGTTAGAAAGCATAGGCTTTGGGAAGTTTTTTTAGTAGATAAATTAGATTTTGCTTGGGATGAGGTTCATGAAATTGCAGAACAATTGGAACATATAAAAAGCGAAAAACTAATTGATAGTTTAGATAAGCATTTGGGTTTTCCGAAGTTTGATCCTCATGGAGATCCGATACCTTCAAAAGCAGGAGTTTTAACTTTAAGAACAAAACGTCTGTTAAATGAATTAGAACTTGATAAATCAGGTATTTGTGTAGGAGTAAAAGATTCATCTCGACTATTTTTGAAATTTTTAGACAAGCATGAAATCGCTTTGGGTGACACTATTACAGTAGTTGATAAGGAAGATTTTGATGGTTCATTACAAATCAAAATCAACGATAAAACAATTTTGATATCACACCAAATTGCTTCAAATTTATATGTTAAGTGTGAAAACTAA
- a CDS encoding endo alpha-1,4 polygalactosaminidase gives MSIYKSLLAFALIVLAVCTSGFVLNKTENNSVQELIDYRGEMRSLVIKISKYAKRKNSSFVVVPQNGIELVTENGEVNGPLSLDYLKAIDGNGQEDLFFGYDGDNKSTPRSIKRNIVDFLKVSQNTGNTILVTDYCSSPQKIEVSKNINNKSGFVSYAAIKRDLNIIPFSSSPVHNQNSNSVKKLKEVKNFLYLINFEKYTSKKALINTIASTNYDMVLIDLFFNDKEPFTKQEIKLLKTKANGGKRLVVCYMSIGEAEDYRFYWNENWLKEKPSWLDKENKKWKGNYKVKYWDQDWQKILMGSKTSYLDLIIGAEFDGVYLDIIDGFEYFEDLK, from the coding sequence ATGAGTATTTATAAGTCTTTACTTGCGTTTGCTTTAATTGTTTTGGCGGTTTGTACAAGCGGTTTTGTGTTAAATAAAACTGAAAACAATAGCGTTCAAGAATTGATAGATTATCGTGGCGAAATGCGAAGTCTAGTAATCAAAATTAGTAAATATGCTAAAAGGAAGAACTCTAGTTTTGTAGTAGTCCCTCAGAATGGAATTGAATTAGTGACCGAAAATGGTGAGGTAAATGGCCCACTAAGCCTAGATTATTTAAAAGCTATTGATGGCAATGGGCAAGAAGATTTATTTTTTGGCTATGATGGAGATAACAAGTCTACACCTCGGAGTATTAAAAGAAATATAGTCGATTTTTTAAAGGTTTCTCAAAACACAGGAAATACCATTTTAGTTACAGATTACTGTTCTTCACCTCAAAAAATAGAAGTATCTAAAAACATTAATAACAAGTCAGGTTTTGTGTCTTATGCAGCAATAAAAAGAGATTTAAATATTATCCCTTTTTCTAGTAGTCCAGTTCATAATCAAAACTCAAATTCAGTTAAAAAATTAAAAGAAGTTAAGAATTTTTTGTACTTAATTAATTTCGAAAAATACACCTCTAAAAAAGCATTGATTAATACTATAGCGAGTACTAATTATGATATGGTTTTAATTGATTTGTTTTTTAATGATAAGGAGCCTTTTACAAAACAAGAAATTAAATTATTGAAGACTAAAGCAAACGGAGGTAAACGATTGGTTGTGTGCTACATGTCAATTGGTGAGGCCGAAGATTATCGATTTTATTGGAATGAAAACTGGCTTAAGGAAAAACCAAGCTGGTTAGATAAAGAAAATAAAAAATGGAAGGGCAATTATAAAGTAAAATATTGGGATCAAGACTGGCAGAAAATTCTAATGGGTTCAAAAACTTCTTATTTAGATTTAATTATAGGAGCTGAGTTTGATGGGGTTTATTTAGATATTATTGATGGGTTTGAATATTTTGAAGACTTAAAATAA
- a CDS encoding efflux RND transporter periplasmic adaptor subunit has product MKQIYLLVTISLILISCGGEKKQTVEEVIASSNPEQIRAKRTDLVAQQQVLHEEIKQLDEALSEVETEQKVPLITTLKAKEEVFSHVLEIQGNVTTKNLLVITPEFNGILTDVYVKEGQRVSKGQTLGKIDDGGLSQQLSQLQIQSDLAKTTFERQKRLWDQNIGSEIQYLQAKSSYEAQNQAVAQLQQQVGKTVIRAPFTGTIDDVITEKGSVVAAGQTPLMQIVNLDKMYIETDVPESYVSDVVKGKDVEVLFPVLGKTIETKIRQAGDVINPANRTFKVEIDVPNKDKSIKPNLTARLKINDYTNEKAILVPQSIISENAEGEQYVYVVKEKNDNDEGVVSKVIIKTGKTQGDVIEVLEGIPSGAELILEGARSVKDGQTVKVINY; this is encoded by the coding sequence ATGAAACAAATATATTTACTAGTAACCATCTCTTTGATTCTTATATCTTGTGGAGGCGAAAAAAAACAAACTGTAGAAGAAGTAATTGCTTCTTCTAACCCTGAGCAAATTAGAGCTAAACGAACAGATTTAGTTGCTCAACAACAAGTTTTACACGAAGAAATTAAGCAATTAGACGAAGCTTTATCTGAAGTAGAAACAGAACAAAAAGTACCATTAATAACAACTTTAAAAGCTAAAGAAGAGGTTTTTAGCCACGTTCTTGAAATTCAAGGAAACGTTACTACAAAAAACCTACTAGTAATTACTCCTGAATTTAATGGAATATTAACTGATGTATACGTTAAAGAAGGACAAAGAGTAAGTAAAGGGCAAACTTTAGGAAAAATAGATGATGGTGGTTTAAGCCAACAATTATCGCAATTACAAATTCAATCCGATTTAGCAAAAACTACTTTTGAACGTCAAAAACGTTTATGGGATCAAAATATTGGTAGTGAAATTCAGTACTTACAAGCTAAATCATCATACGAAGCACAAAACCAGGCAGTTGCACAATTACAACAACAAGTTGGTAAAACTGTTATTAGAGCTCCTTTTACAGGTACTATTGATGATGTTATTACTGAAAAAGGTAGTGTTGTTGCTGCGGGTCAAACTCCATTAATGCAGATTGTAAATTTAGACAAGATGTATATTGAAACTGATGTACCAGAAAGCTATGTGTCAGATGTAGTTAAAGGTAAAGATGTAGAAGTACTATTTCCTGTGTTAGGCAAAACTATAGAAACAAAAATTCGCCAAGCAGGAGATGTAATCAACCCTGCAAACAGAACTTTTAAAGTAGAAATTGATGTGCCAAATAAAGATAAAAGCATTAAACCTAACTTAACTGCAAGACTTAAAATTAACGATTACACTAATGAAAAAGCGATACTAGTACCACAGAGTATTATTTCTGAAAATGCAGAAGGTGAACAATATGTTTATGTTGTAAAAGAGAAAAATGATAATGATGAAGGTGTTGTAAGCAAAGTCATTATTAAAACAGGAAAAACACAAGGAGATGTTATCGAAGTTTTAGAAGGTATACCAAGCGGAGCGGAACTAATTTTAGAAGGTGCGCGTAGTGTTAAAGACGGACAAACTGTTAAGGTTATAAACTATTAA
- a CDS encoding TonB-dependent receptor yields MKQSKTLLFSLLLITTGILNAQNNIIRGIVSNNKIPVSFANIVIEGTTIGTSSDENGEFELSNNVDGSYKLIISAIGYKTAYVTVKKANDNGNFIKINLIETSESLEEMVVTGTLKAVSRSESPVPVEVYSPTFLKQNPTSNIFEALQNVNGVRPQINCSVCNTGDIHINGLEGPYTLVLIDGMPIVSGLSTVYGLSGIPNSLIEQIEIIKGPASSLYGSEAVGGLINIITKNTLQAPKFSIDGFATSWGEYNLDAGGKINIGKKTDLLLGVNYFNFDNIIDNNGDNFTDLTLQNRISVFQKWNFQRNENRILSLAGRFFYEDRWGGELQWTPEFRGGNEIYGESIYTARYEVLGKYQLPVKEKMMFSFSYTDHDQNSVYGDTEYLAKQRIGFSQLTWDLTKNNHDILIGSALRYNYYDDNTTATAEDDGTNNPDKVIIPSLFVQDEISFSEKHSLLLGMRYDYDNRHGSIYTPRMAYRWKINDNDILRLNAGTGFRVVNLFTEEHAALTGARDVFIEEELDPEQSFNVNLNYLKKIYSDNGTYVNLDFSAFYTNFSNAIIPDYDTNPNLIIYDNLNGSAISQGISSNIDVVFNNGLKVLLGATLQDVTNTDEGIKKTQILTENFSATWNISYNISSIDLSIDYTGNIYGPMRLPLLSDLDPRSEYSPTWSIQNIQFTYKGLEKFEFYGGVKNLLNWTPNKGNPFLIARADDPFDENVTFDANGNAAVTPDNPYGLTFDPEYIYAPNQGIRAFAGLRYRID; encoded by the coding sequence ATGAAACAATCAAAAACACTATTATTCAGTCTATTACTAATCACAACTGGAATATTAAATGCACAAAACAATATTATAAGAGGAATTGTTTCTAATAACAAAATCCCCGTTTCATTCGCTAACATTGTGATAGAAGGGACTACAATAGGCACCTCAAGTGATGAAAATGGAGAATTTGAACTTAGTAATAATGTCGATGGCTCATACAAATTAATAATATCTGCAATAGGGTATAAAACAGCATATGTAACTGTAAAAAAAGCAAATGATAATGGTAATTTTATTAAAATAAATTTAATCGAGACCTCTGAATCGCTAGAGGAAATGGTGGTTACAGGTACATTAAAGGCTGTTAGTAGATCAGAAAGTCCTGTTCCTGTTGAAGTTTATAGTCCAACTTTTTTAAAACAAAACCCAACCTCAAACATTTTTGAAGCTTTACAAAATGTAAACGGTGTACGCCCGCAAATAAATTGTAGTGTTTGTAATACAGGTGATATTCATATTAACGGACTTGAAGGCCCTTACACTTTGGTTTTAATTGATGGTATGCCAATTGTTAGTGGTTTAAGTACTGTTTATGGTTTATCAGGAATACCAAATTCATTAATTGAGCAAATTGAAATTATCAAAGGTCCTGCTTCAAGTTTATATGGTAGCGAAGCTGTTGGTGGCTTAATTAACATTATTACTAAAAACACATTACAGGCACCAAAATTTTCTATTGATGGTTTTGCTACAAGTTGGGGTGAATATAACCTTGATGCAGGGGGGAAAATAAATATTGGAAAAAAAACAGACCTTTTATTAGGCGTGAACTACTTTAATTTTGATAATATAATTGATAATAATGGAGATAATTTTACCGATTTAACTTTACAAAATCGTATATCTGTTTTTCAAAAATGGAATTTTCAACGTAATGAAAATAGAATATTATCTTTAGCTGGACGTTTTTTTTATGAAGATCGTTGGGGTGGAGAATTACAATGGACTCCTGAATTTCGTGGTGGAAATGAAATATACGGTGAAAGTATTTACACTGCCAGGTATGAGGTATTGGGTAAATATCAATTACCAGTAAAGGAAAAAATGATGTTCTCATTTTCGTATACTGATCATGATCAAAATTCTGTTTACGGAGATACTGAATATTTAGCGAAACAACGTATTGGCTTCTCTCAATTAACTTGGGATCTTACTAAAAACAATCATGATATTCTAATAGGCTCGGCATTACGTTACAATTATTATGATGATAACACAACCGCTACAGCTGAAGATGATGGTACTAACAACCCTGATAAAGTAATAATACCTAGTCTTTTTGTTCAAGATGAAATTTCATTTTCAGAAAAACACTCTTTATTATTAGGGATGCGCTATGATTACGACAATCGTCATGGTTCAATTTATACACCAAGAATGGCATATCGTTGGAAAATAAATGACAATGATATTTTAAGGTTAAATGCAGGTACTGGTTTTAGAGTTGTAAATTTATTTACAGAAGAACACGCCGCACTAACTGGTGCTAGAGATGTTTTTATTGAAGAAGAACTTGACCCAGAGCAGTCATTTAACGTAAACCTAAATTATCTTAAAAAGATCTATTCTGATAACGGAACTTATGTGAACTTAGATTTTTCAGCATTTTACACCAACTTTAGTAATGCAATAATTCCTGACTATGACACAAATCCAAATTTAATTATTTATGATAACTTAAATGGTAGTGCAATTTCGCAGGGTATTAGTAGTAATATTGATGTGGTTTTTAATAATGGATTAAAAGTGTTATTAGGTGCTACTTTACAAGATGTTACAAATACCGACGAGGGAATTAAAAAAACTCAAATATTAACCGAAAACTTTTCTGCAACTTGGAATATTTCTTATAACATTAGTAGTATTGACTTAAGCATAGATTATACTGGAAATATTTACGGCCCAATGCGATTACCTCTTTTAAGTGATTTAGATCCAAGGAGTGAGTATTCACCAACTTGGAGTATTCAAAACATACAATTTACTTATAAAGGACTCGAAAAATTTGAATTTTATGGTGGTGTAAAAAACCTTTTAAACTGGACACCTAATAAAGGAAATCCTTTTTTAATTGCTCGTGCAGATGACCCTTTTGATGAAAATGTAACTTTTGATGCAAATGGTAATGCTGCTGTTACTCCTGATAACCCTTATGGATTAACTTTTGACCCAGAGTATATTTACGCACCTAACCAAGGCATTAGAGCTTTCGCTGGTTTGCGATATAGAATAGACTAA
- a CDS encoding TolC family protein translates to MKTIFLTFLSLIYMSISFAQEVPNSYSLEEAITFALENNYSAINAERDIKDAQKQKWETIAAGLPQVNGSVSYQNQLKQPITLLPAELIPGGEAGTFVPVVFSEPQSMTATATLTQKIFDGSYIVGVQAAKTFINYSANNQEKTALEVKKATVEAYGNVLLAKESVEILRKNIATLDKNLFETRKIFENGLGDEESVEQLQITLSSVENQLKNAIRLQGITLQMLNLTMGLPFDSPTTLSENLDALAQKQTDLSIVGYEFDLNNNVDYKMALNLNEQRSLELKLQKSMALPTLNAFINYGSSAYNSRFNFFSSDSQWFDSSILGVELNIPIFSSLKRSASTQRARIALDKAKTQLTEAEQQIRLQLQKAKSDYILAIEEYDTNKENLGLAERIEKKNQIKYKEGIASSFELRQAQMQLYDAQNTYLQSMVNVINSKTELETVLNN, encoded by the coding sequence ATGAAAACAATTTTTTTAACTTTCCTTTCTCTTATATACATGAGCATAAGTTTTGCTCAAGAGGTTCCGAATAGTTACTCTTTAGAAGAAGCTATTACTTTTGCTCTTGAAAATAACTATAGTGCAATAAATGCCGAAAGAGATATCAAAGATGCCCAAAAACAAAAATGGGAAACTATAGCTGCTGGATTACCTCAAGTTAATGGCTCTGTAAGTTACCAGAATCAACTAAAACAGCCAATTACTTTGCTTCCTGCAGAGTTAATTCCTGGAGGAGAAGCTGGTACTTTTGTTCCTGTAGTTTTTTCAGAACCACAATCGATGACAGCAACAGCTACGCTAACTCAAAAAATATTTGATGGTTCATATATAGTGGGAGTACAAGCTGCTAAAACGTTTATTAACTATAGCGCTAACAATCAAGAAAAAACAGCTTTAGAAGTTAAAAAAGCAACTGTAGAGGCATATGGCAACGTACTTTTAGCAAAAGAAAGTGTTGAGATTTTACGAAAAAACATTGCTACCCTTGATAAGAATTTGTTTGAAACTAGAAAGATTTTCGAAAACGGATTAGGTGATGAAGAAAGTGTTGAGCAATTACAAATAACACTTTCATCTGTTGAAAATCAACTTAAAAATGCAATTCGTTTACAAGGTATTACATTACAGATGTTAAACTTAACAATGGGTTTACCTTTTGACTCACCAACTACATTATCTGAAAACTTAGATGCTTTAGCTCAAAAACAAACAGATTTAAGTATTGTTGGTTATGAATTTGATTTAAATAATAATGTTGATTATAAAATGGCGTTGAACCTTAATGAACAAAGAAGTTTAGAGCTTAAACTCCAAAAAAGTATGGCATTACCGACATTAAATGCTTTTATAAACTACGGTAGCTCGGCTTACAACAGTAGGTTTAATTTTTTTAGTAGTGATTCACAATGGTTTGACTCTTCTATTTTAGGTGTAGAATTAAATATCCCAATTTTCAGTTCGTTAAAAAGAAGTGCAAGTACGCAACGAGCTAGAATTGCTTTAGATAAAGCAAAAACACAATTAACAGAAGCAGAACAGCAAATAAGATTACAGTTACAAAAAGCTAAAAGCGATTACATACTTGCAATTGAAGAGTATGACACTAATAAAGAAAATTTAGGTTTAGCTGAACGTATTGAGAAAAAAAATCAAATTAAATATAAAGAAGGTATTGCTTCTAGTTTTGAGCTTAGACAAGCGCAAATGCAATTATATGATGCACAAAACACTTATTTACAATCTATGGTAAACGTTATTAATTCTAAAACAGAATTGGAAACAGTACTTAATAATTAA
- a CDS encoding lycopene cyclase family protein, protein MNSYDYIIVGAGASGLLLADALGKDEFFKNKTILLLDKNTKQNNDRTWCFWDKDINSFDSVVSKKWNQIHFSGKQISKDYPIAPYIYKMIKGLDFYNHYLAQIATYPNVTFINDEVDKIDNSTSEVIIHTTKNSYKTGNVFNSIYDYKEPLQQKRYPVLQQHFIGWFVKIEQPVFDDQRATFMDFSIPQKGNTRFMYMLPFSKTEALVEYTLFSEKLLEQQEYEEAIKNYLSEKLGVKDYQITETERGSIPMTSYNFGKKNTLNMLYIGTAGGWTKASTGYTFKKTSTKVAQLISHLKQNKPLNTFSKKDKFWFYDLLLLDILYEKNELGRSIFEALFKNRKPQLIFKFLDEETNLWEDIKFISSLSPLPFIRALFKRIF, encoded by the coding sequence ATGAATAGTTATGACTACATAATTGTTGGTGCAGGAGCTTCAGGTTTATTGCTTGCAGATGCTTTAGGTAAAGATGAGTTTTTTAAAAACAAAACCATTTTATTGCTTGATAAAAACACAAAACAAAATAATGATCGTACTTGGTGTTTTTGGGATAAAGACATTAATAGTTTCGATTCTGTTGTCAGTAAAAAATGGAATCAAATACATTTTTCTGGAAAACAAATTTCGAAAGATTACCCTATTGCTCCGTATATTTATAAAATGATTAAAGGCCTTGATTTTTATAATCATTACCTAGCACAAATAGCAACATACCCTAATGTTACTTTTATTAATGATGAAGTTGATAAAATAGATAATTCAACTTCTGAAGTTATAATACATACAACTAAGAACAGCTATAAAACTGGCAATGTTTTTAATAGCATTTATGATTACAAAGAACCTTTACAACAAAAAAGATATCCTGTTTTACAACAACATTTTATTGGGTGGTTTGTAAAAATAGAACAGCCTGTTTTTGATGATCAAAGGGCTACTTTTATGGATTTTTCTATTCCGCAAAAAGGGAATACTAGATTTATGTATATGTTACCATTTTCTAAAACAGAGGCTTTAGTTGAATACACTCTATTTTCAGAAAAATTGTTGGAGCAACAAGAATATGAAGAAGCTATAAAAAATTACTTATCTGAAAAATTAGGCGTTAAAGACTATCAAATTACAGAAACCGAACGAGGTAGTATTCCGATGACAAGTTATAATTTTGGAAAAAAGAATACACTCAATATGTTATATATTGGTACTGCTGGTGGATGGACAAAAGCAAGTACCGGTTATACTTTTAAAAAAACAAGTACTAAAGTAGCCCAGCTTATTAGCCATTTAAAGCAAAATAAACCATTAAATACATTTAGCAAAAAAGATAAATTTTGGTTTTATGATCTATTGCTTTTAGACATATTATATGAAAAAAATGAATTAGGCCGATCTATTTTTGAGGCCTTATTCAAAAACAGAAAACCACAATTAATTTTTAAATTTTTAGATGAAGAAACAAACCTTTGGGAAGATATTAAGTTTATAAGTAGCCTATCACCTCTTCCCTTTATCAGAGCTTTATTTAAAAGAATTTTTTAA
- a CDS encoding polyprenyl synthetase family protein translates to MQSIGVYRKEFIAYLEDKSKIKEPINLYQPITYILGLGGKRLRPVLTLMTAEIFGTDYKKALDAALAVEVFHNFSLVHDDIMDDAPLRRGKATVHEKWDINTGILSGDAMLINAYQLFENYEGEVFRSLAKLFSKTAIEVCEGQQYDVDFETRDDVTIPEYLKMIEYKTAVLVGAAMKMGAIVANVSEESQNDIYEFGRNLGIAFQLQDDYLDAFGDPETFGKQVGGDIIENKKTFLFLKSLQYANENEVKELEHLFSIQPEDFTEKIKTAKSIFIESGAAQRTKEEIELYTNKAFEVLKKLPISEEKKMLLQKFGEGLMQREV, encoded by the coding sequence ATGCAATCTATTGGAGTTTACAGAAAAGAATTTATAGCCTATTTAGAAGATAAATCAAAAATTAAAGAGCCTATTAACCTTTATCAGCCAATTACCTATATATTGGGCTTAGGAGGAAAAAGATTAAGACCAGTTTTGACGTTAATGACAGCTGAAATTTTCGGAACAGATTATAAAAAAGCATTGGATGCAGCTTTAGCTGTTGAGGTTTTTCATAACTTTTCTTTAGTACATGACGATATTATGGATGATGCACCTTTAAGAAGGGGTAAAGCTACAGTTCATGAAAAATGGGATATAAACACAGGAATACTCTCTGGTGATGCAATGCTAATAAATGCATACCAGCTTTTTGAAAACTATGAAGGCGAAGTTTTTAGAAGTTTAGCAAAATTGTTTAGTAAAACAGCTATAGAGGTTTGCGAAGGGCAGCAATACGATGTAGATTTTGAAACTCGTGATGATGTTACTATACCTGAGTATTTGAAAATGATTGAATATAAAACAGCAGTTTTGGTAGGTGCGGCTATGAAAATGGGGGCAATAGTTGCTAATGTTTCTGAAGAAAGCCAAAATGATATTTATGAGTTTGGTAGAAATTTAGGTATTGCTTTTCAATTACAAGATGATTATTTAGATGCTTTTGGAGATCCAGAAACTTTTGGAAAACAAGTTGGAGGTGATATTATAGAGAATAAAAAAACTTTTTTATTCCTTAAATCATTACAATACGCAAATGAGAATGAGGTTAAAGAATTAGAGCATTTATTTTCTATTCAACCAGAAGATTTTACAGAAAAAATAAAAACAGCGAAAAGTATTTTTATTGAAAGTGGTGCTGCTCAAAGAACGAAAGAAGAAATTGAATTATATACCAATAAAGCTTTTGAAGTGCTAAAAAAGCTGCCAATCTCGGAAGAAAAGAAAATGTTACTTCAAAAATTTGGAGAAGGTTTAATGCAAAGAGAAGTTTAA